A window of Oceanibaculum indicum P24 contains these coding sequences:
- a CDS encoding VOC family protein: MSGLSQIGQIDYTVIYARDFDAMRRFYEEVMGFPLTRTLSARWLEYKIGPTILALTTYGGRFDDPQLPPGALSVQLAFRVPPEAVAVCAEELQAKGVALESPVTDQPFGHRTVFFRDPDGNILEIYAEI, translated from the coding sequence ATGAGCGGCCTCAGCCAGATCGGCCAGATCGATTACACCGTCATCTACGCGCGTGATTTCGATGCGATGCGGCGCTTCTACGAAGAGGTAATGGGCTTCCCGCTCACGCGGACGCTCAGCGCGCGCTGGCTCGAATACAAGATTGGGCCGACCATTCTGGCGCTGACCACATATGGCGGGCGGTTCGATGACCCGCAATTGCCACCGGGTGCGCTATCCGTGCAGTTGGCGTTCCGTGTTCCGCCAGAGGCGGTTGCGGTCTGCGCCGAGGAATTGCAGGCCAAGGGCGTGGCGCTCGAATCTCCGGTGACCGATCAGCCCTTCGGTCACCGGACAGTTTTCTTTAGGGACCCCGACGGCAATATCCTCGAAATCTATGCGGAAATCTGA
- a CDS encoding multidrug effflux MFS transporter encodes MAEKPRADSLPVAVLLTACVALGPISTDMYLASLPTMTRVFSTDVASVQLTLSVFMVGFAVAQLIYGPLSDRFGRRPVMLGGMALYFLASILCALAWNIETLIAARGLQAVGACCGPVLARAVVRDVYGPARAAKVLAYMSSAMALVPAAAPILGSFLHVWFGWQANFWVLAGFGGTVLAGLLLLLAETNAQRNPRALDPAILIGNYRLLLRDHTYLGYVLTVAFSYSTIFSFISGSSFVLIGVLAVPEEYFGFCFAAVVLGFMSGALAAGRLTLRLGGDRLILLGATLAALAGTFMAGLVLAGLPSVTGIVGPFALVMAGIGLIMPNAMAGAIGPYPQMAGAASALMGFLQMGMAAIVGIGVGHWHDGTAIPMTASIAAMTILALLSFRFLVLPRKR; translated from the coding sequence ATGGCTGAGAAGCCAAGGGCGGACAGCCTGCCGGTCGCTGTCCTGCTGACCGCCTGCGTCGCGCTGGGGCCGATCTCCACCGACATGTATCTGGCCTCGCTGCCGACCATGACGCGGGTCTTCTCGACCGACGTGGCCAGCGTGCAGCTGACGCTCAGCGTCTTTATGGTCGGCTTCGCCGTGGCGCAGCTGATCTATGGTCCCCTGTCCGACCGGTTCGGCCGGCGCCCGGTCATGCTGGGCGGCATGGCGCTGTATTTCCTGGCCTCCATCCTGTGCGCGCTGGCCTGGAACATCGAGACGCTGATCGCCGCGCGCGGGCTGCAGGCGGTCGGTGCCTGCTGCGGGCCAGTGCTGGCCCGGGCCGTGGTCCGCGATGTCTATGGGCCAGCCCGCGCCGCCAAGGTGCTGGCCTATATGTCCAGCGCCATGGCGCTGGTACCGGCGGCTGCTCCCATCCTGGGCAGCTTCCTGCATGTCTGGTTCGGCTGGCAGGCGAATTTCTGGGTGCTGGCGGGCTTTGGCGGCACGGTCCTGGCGGGGCTGCTGCTCCTGCTGGCGGAGACGAATGCGCAGCGCAACCCCCGGGCGCTCGACCCCGCCATCCTGATCGGCAATTACCGGCTGCTACTGCGCGACCACACCTATCTCGGCTATGTGCTGACCGTCGCCTTTTCCTATTCCACCATCTTCAGCTTCATCTCCGGCTCCTCCTTCGTGCTGATCGGGGTGCTGGCTGTGCCGGAAGAATATTTCGGCTTCTGCTTCGCCGCCGTGGTGCTGGGCTTCATGAGCGGCGCGCTGGCTGCCGGGCGGCTGACACTGCGCCTGGGCGGCGACCGGCTGATCCTGCTGGGCGCTACGCTGGCCGCGCTGGCGGGAACCTTCATGGCCGGGCTGGTGCTGGCGGGCCTGCCCAGCGTAACCGGCATTGTTGGCCCGTTCGCGCTGGTCATGGCCGGAATCGGCCTCATCATGCCGAACGCGATGGCCGGCGCCATCGGCCCCTATCCGCAGATGGCCGGCGCCGCCTCGGCGCTGATGGGTTTCCTGCAGATGGGCATGGCCGCAATCGTCGGCATCGGTGTCGGTCACTGGCATGACGGCACCGCCATCCCGATGACGGCCAGCATCGCCGCCATGACCATCCTGGCGCTGCTCAGCTTCCGGTTTCTGGTATTGCCCAGGAAGCGCTAG
- a CDS encoding M48 family metallopeptidase, with product MSGAGAMQLSVGRDRTVSVTVRRSARAQRLILRLDQTGKVTLVLPPGVREAEAQAFLKAHTGWLESRLAKVPEKLAFAPGASVPYRGVEHRIRHRATGDRMGRRGVVWLETPADGPELHIAGPEEHLPRRLTDWLKAEARRELAARSRLYAARLGRPIGRVTVRDTRSRWGSCSSKGDLSFCWRLILAPDFVIDYVVAHEAAHLVEMNHSVRFWRLVDQLQVDRQRAQRWLKAHGPRLHRYG from the coding sequence ATGAGCGGGGCCGGCGCGATGCAGCTGTCCGTCGGGCGGGACCGCACAGTGTCCGTCACCGTCCGCCGCAGCGCCCGCGCCCAACGGCTGATCCTGCGCCTCGACCAGACCGGCAAGGTCACGCTGGTGCTGCCGCCCGGCGTGCGCGAGGCGGAGGCGCAGGCCTTCCTGAAAGCGCATACAGGCTGGCTGGAAAGCCGGCTGGCCAAGGTGCCGGAAAAGCTGGCTTTCGCGCCCGGTGCCAGCGTTCCCTATCGCGGCGTCGAGCATCGGATCCGCCATCGCGCGACCGGCGACAGGATGGGCCGGCGCGGCGTCGTCTGGCTGGAGACGCCGGCGGACGGGCCGGAACTCCACATTGCAGGGCCGGAAGAGCATCTGCCCCGCCGGCTGACCGACTGGCTGAAGGCAGAGGCACGGCGCGAGCTTGCCGCCCGCTCCCGTCTCTATGCCGCCCGGCTGGGCCGGCCGATCGGTCGGGTGACCGTGCGCGACACGCGCAGCCGCTGGGGCAGCTGTTCCTCGAAGGGCGACCTGTCCTTCTGCTGGCGGCTGATCCTGGCCCCCGACTTCGTGATCGACTATGTGGTCGCACACGAGGCCGCCCATCTGGTGGAGATGAACCATTCTGTGCGGTTCTGGCGGCTGGTGGACCAGCTGCAGGTGGACCGGCAGCGCGCCCAGCGCTGGCTGAAGGCGCACGGTCCCCGGCTGCATCGCTATGGCTGA
- a CDS encoding multidrug effflux MFS transporter: MIRPESAWTIAYLTVLVAMGQMSTGIYLPSMPSLAAVFATDPGTVKLTMSVFLAGFAVAQLIYGPLCDRFGRRPVVIGGLAIFALASLACALAPSIEWLIAARLFQAIGACSGQVLGRAIGRDLFEGQRYAKVMALVGLALALTPAAGPVLGGVLQVAFGWQANFLFLAGWGLVLLLVTLVGVQETNAARDPRALDLSVMAGNFGRLLRNRLYMGYTLTLAFSFGCLFAYMTGSPFILIDQLGIRPDLFGVLSIFNVLGYAIGSAIANRASGRVAAPRMVAIGALVVLLSGGAMIGFSLAGFVTAYTLIGPMMVMLTGMGMLIPNAMAGAIGPFPAMAGVASALMGFLQMAMAMVMSVLVGLLQSVHDMPMPLVFALSALLTFASYLALVRGARPEAVRLQ, encoded by the coding sequence ATGATCCGCCCGGAGTCCGCCTGGACCATCGCCTATCTGACCGTGCTGGTCGCGATGGGGCAGATGTCCACCGGCATCTACCTGCCGTCCATGCCGTCGCTTGCCGCCGTCTTCGCCACCGATCCCGGCACGGTGAAGCTGACAATGAGCGTCTTTCTGGCGGGATTCGCCGTGGCGCAGCTGATCTATGGCCCCCTGTGCGACCGCTTTGGGCGGCGACCGGTGGTGATCGGCGGGCTGGCGATCTTCGCACTGGCGAGCCTGGCCTGCGCGCTGGCCCCCAGCATCGAATGGCTGATCGCAGCTAGGCTGTTCCAGGCCATCGGTGCCTGTTCCGGTCAGGTGCTGGGCCGCGCCATCGGCCGCGACCTGTTCGAGGGCCAGCGCTACGCCAAGGTGATGGCGCTGGTTGGCCTCGCCCTGGCGCTGACGCCGGCGGCCGGCCCGGTGCTGGGCGGCGTGCTGCAGGTCGCCTTCGGCTGGCAGGCGAATTTCCTGTTCCTGGCAGGATGGGGGCTGGTGCTGCTGCTGGTTACCCTGGTTGGCGTGCAGGAAACCAATGCGGCCCGCGACCCACGTGCCCTCGACCTCTCGGTCATGGCGGGTAATTTCGGGCGCCTGCTGCGCAACCGCCTCTATATGGGCTATACGCTGACGCTGGCCTTCAGCTTCGGCTGCCTGTTCGCCTATATGACCGGCTCTCCCTTCATCCTGATCGACCAGCTGGGAATCCGGCCCGACCTGTTCGGCGTGCTGTCGATCTTCAACGTGCTGGGCTACGCCATCGGCAGCGCCATCGCCAACAGGGCCTCCGGCCGTGTGGCGGCACCGCGCATGGTGGCGATTGGCGCGCTTGTCGTGCTGCTGTCCGGCGGAGCGATGATCGGCTTCTCGCTGGCCGGATTCGTCACGGCCTATACCCTGATCGGGCCGATGATGGTGATGCTGACCGGCATGGGCATGCTGATCCCGAACGCCATGGCCGGCGCCATCGGCCCGTTTCCCGCCATGGCCGGCGTCGCCTCGGCGCTGATGGGCTTCCTGCAGATGGCGATGGCAATGGTGATGTCGGTGCTGGTCGGCCTGCTGCAGTCCGTGCATGATATGCCCATGCCGCTTGTCTTCGCCCTGTCCGCCCTGCTGACCTTCGCCAGCTATCTGGCGCTGGTGCGCGGTGCGCGACCAGAGGCTGTACGCCTGCAATGA
- a CDS encoding type II toxin-antitoxin system CcdA family antitoxin: MSASTKHKPDPQKTITVTLDAAALGRLEAAGQNPQRLAARALRLAATRLEPAKSWEAENLDAIERYNARIEQSGLLNDRLRRF; encoded by the coding sequence ATGAGCGCTTCGACGAAACACAAGCCCGATCCGCAAAAGACCATCACGGTGACACTCGATGCGGCGGCTCTGGGCCGGCTGGAAGCCGCGGGGCAAAACCCGCAGCGTCTGGCCGCGCGTGCGCTTCGTCTCGCGGCGACGCGACTGGAGCCTGCGAAAAGCTGGGAAGCAGAGAACCTGGATGCGATAGAGCGCTATAACGCGCGGATCGAACAGTCAGGTCTGTTGAACGACAGGCTTCGCCGGTTCTGA
- a CDS encoding CcdB family protein — MAQFDVHRNLSGDERVPFLLDVQSPVLSSLKTRVVIPVVPLSEYPVPMSRINPVVEIAGVAYVLATTELAGAPATLLGEIVASLSDKRHDIVNAIDFLHQGY, encoded by the coding sequence ATGGCTCAGTTTGACGTTCATCGCAATCTGTCCGGCGATGAACGGGTTCCATTTCTGCTCGACGTGCAGTCGCCCGTGTTGTCTTCGTTAAAGACCCGTGTGGTTATCCCGGTCGTTCCGCTGTCGGAATATCCTGTTCCGATGAGCCGGATCAATCCTGTGGTTGAGATCGCGGGCGTTGCTTATGTTCTCGCCACCACGGAGCTTGCCGGCGCGCCGGCAACTCTCCTTGGGGAAATCGTGGCGTCACTGTCAGACAAGCGCCATGACATCGTGAACGCCATCGACTTTCTGCATCAGGGCTACTGA